The genomic DNA CCTCGGGATTGCCGAAGGCGCGTCGTGCTTCTTCGCGCGTCAGGGCCAGCGCGTCGAGCAGCCCCGACTCGTCGTGCACCACGCGCATGCCGCGTCCGCCGCCGCCGCCGGCGGCCTTCACGATCACCGGGTAGCCGACCTCGCGCGCCAGCGTCTTGATGGCGGTGGGATCTTCAGGCAGGCCTTCGTCCGGCCCGGGCACGCAAGGCACGCCCGCACGCCGCATCGCACGCTTGGCCGCGACCTTGTCGCCCAGCGTGCGGATGCAGGCCGCACTCGGCCCGACGAACACCAGGCCCGCTTGCTCGATGCGCTCGGCAAAGCCCGCGTTCTCCGACAGGAAGCCGTAGCCCGGGTGGATGGCCTGTGCGCCGCTGACCTCGGCCGCGAACAGGATCGCGCTCTGGTTCAGATAGCTCTGCCCCGGCGCCGCCGGCCCGATGCACAGCGCCTCGTCGGCCTGCGCGACATAGTCCGCCTCGCGATCGGCCTGCGAATACGCGACCACGGTGCGCAAGCCGAGCCCGCGGCAGGCGCGCAGGATGCGCAAGGCGATCTCGCCGCGGTTGGCAATCAGGACGGTGTCGAACATGGCATCCCTTCCTCAGGCGAAGCGGAACAGCGGCTGGCCGGCTTCGACCTCGTCGCCCGAGGCCACCAGCACCGACTGCAGCACGCCGTCGCGTTCGGCGCGGACTTCGTTGAACACCTTCATCGCCTCGATCACGCACAGCGTCTGGCCGGCCGCGACCGCCTGCCCGGCTTCGACAAAGGGCGGGTCGCCGGGCGTACCCTGCAGATGCACCACGCCGTACAGCGGCGCCAGGCATTCGACAGACGATGCCGCGCGCAGCGCAGGTGCCGGCGCGTCGGCGCCGGGTGCGATCGCAGCCGGCGCCGCATGCTTCGCAAGCCGCAGCGTCCAGCCGTTCTCGCTGAATTCCAGCTCCGACAGCGCCGACGCGGCGAGCGCATCGATGAAGGTCTTGATCTGTTCCTGGTTCATGCCGGACCCGTCGCTGCGACGGAAGCTCCTTGGTGGCCGACGCATTCCGCGAACGCGTGACGGCAGGCATGAAAGGTAGCCCGTCTGGCGCCCGAGGCCCAAGACGGATTGGCTGTGCCGGGATAAGGGTGCCTTATGACAAGGCGCTGAGGGCCGGTTCGGGCGCCGAGGGCACGGTGGCGGCAAGGTCGGTGACCAGCTCGAGCAGGATGTCCTTCACCGCCTGCGCCGGCTCCGACAGCGGCAGGTGGTCCGACTGGCACAGCGCGAGCGGCGCCT from Variovorax sp. PBL-E5 includes the following:
- a CDS encoding acetyl-CoA carboxylase biotin carboxyl carrier protein translates to MNQEQIKTFIDALAASALSELEFSENGWTLRLAKHAAPAAIAPGADAPAPALRAASSVECLAPLYGVVHLQGTPGDPPFVEAGQAVAAGQTLCVIEAMKVFNEVRAERDGVLQSVLVASGDEVEAGQPLFRFA